The Pseudofrankia sp. DC12 region CCTCCCCGGCGACATAGGTACTTGCCTGCTCCTTGAGCCACCAGTGGGGGAGGCCGAGCTCGTCGGCGACCCCTCGGGCTTCGTCGATCACGATGCCATGTGGGTGGAAGACGGCGTCGATGTCACGGGTGGATCGCCGGGCGTCATGGGCGAGAGCCATCGCCGCGCCGCCGAAGACATAGAGGTCGGCCACGACGCCGCGGCGGGCGAGGCGTTCGCCGAGGCGGCGAAAGGCATCCTCGATCGCCGCCCGATCAAGAAGCGGATCGGAGTCGATCACGCGACCTGGAGTTCCTCGGGCGCGACAAATACGCCCCGCCGACGGAAGGCCGCAGGTGCGTGCACAAAGGCGTCGACCCGGGCGGCAGGTGTGTTGAACGGAAACCAGAACTGGTGCAGAGACCGCTGGTCTGCCCAGTCGGGCGCTCCCTGATCATCACGGGCCGCGAGGTGCTCGGCCAGCGCCGCAAGGAAAACATCCCACCGGGTGTCACCAGAGGGTGCGGGTTCCTCCGCGAGCAGCGTCTGGCGAGCCTCGGCAGGCTCCCAGCGGTAGTCCTCCAGGAACTCGGCGACCAAGCGCCAACGCCGGCTGTCGTCGGCTGTGGCCAGTAGCCGGCCGAGGCGGGCCAGGCTCAGTGGCTGGTAGGGCTGGGTCTCCACAGCGTCAACGTTACCTCTGCGTCGAGTGACCGTCCCTGGTCGGTGATCGACGCCGTGACTCACCAGCCTCGAAGGGCACCTGGGGCGGCGTTCTTCACGATGTCCCTTCCCATGCAGGACAACTCATGGCAAGTTCGGCGCGGTGGGGCCGACAGCGGCTGCGACACCTCGGCAGGGTGAGGCGTGACTGACCCGTACACGACGAACAGCGCGGGCTCGACCGACGAGCGGACTCGGCTCGCCGGCCGGTACCGCATAGACGGCCTGCTTGGCCGCGGCGGTATGAGCGAGGTCTTCTACGGCTACGACGAGCGGCTCGACCGCCCCGTCGCCATCAAGCTGCTCAGGCCACCCGGTGACCCGCCCGGCCGGCCGGGCAGCCCGGAACGCGCGGTGTTCGACGAGCAGCAGGGAATCAGCCAGAAGCGGTTTCTCCGGGAGATCCGGACAACCGCCAGCCTGGAGCATCCAGGCATCCCGGCTGTCTTCGACACCGGCGTCGACACGTTCCCGGACGGCAGGCGCCGGGTGTGGCTCGTCATGCAGCTGCTGCGCGGGTCCACTGTCGAGACGCTCATCGACAGCACCGACTATGAGGACGCGCCGCTCGGTATTTCCCATGCCGCGGGTATCGCCGCCCAGGTCGCGGCGGTGCTGGCCAGCGTTCACGCCGTCGATGTCGTCCACCGGGACATCAAGCCGGCGAACCTCGTTCTCGTGCCCGGCGGCTTCGTGAAGGTTCTCGACTTCGGCATCGCCATCCTGCGCGGCGCCGACGCTCCGCCGCGGCTGACGCAAGTCGATCACACGGTCGGCACCCCGGACTACATGTCGCCCGAGCAGCACCTCGGCAGCGTCATCACCGCGGCGTCGGACATCTACTCGCTCGGCTGCCTGCTGTTCGGTCTGCTCACCGGTGACCGGGTCTTCTACGTCACCGGAAGCGGTGAGTCGCTGCGCTCCCTGCACGTGCAGGCGGCACCGCCGCCGGTCACCGCGCTGCGGCCCGAGGTGCCCGCGCCGCTCGCCGCGCTCGTCGGCGCCATGCTCGCCAAGGACTTCCGCGATCGGCCCACGGCGGAGGCCGTATACCAGGTCCTTGCGCCCTGGGCGTCCGGTCAGCCGGCCGACCGCGAAGCGAGCAACGAACTCGACAGCGCCACCGCTGACGACCTCGATCCCACCCGACCGTTCCGGAGCCCACTACTGATCGCGGCCGGCAGCTTCGCCTCGCCTTCCAGCGGTGTGGGCGTCGCACCGCGTCGATTGAATGCGGGCCAACCAGCTGACCTGGCGTGGCGCGACGCCGACCGCCCGTTCGGCTTCCCCACAGGTGGGAACGCCCCGGCGATCGTTGCCACGCGCCTGTCAGACGACGAGGTCGACGCGGACCTCGTTCAGGTCGAGTCGCTCGTCGATGCCGACCGCCCGGCAGAGGCCATCGACCTGCTCGGGGCGGCAGTCGCGCGCGGCGCCCGGGATCCTGCCCGCGGGCTCGAACTGCGTCGGGTCCTCGCCGAGACGCTTTATCTCGCGGAGAAGTTCACTCGGGCCGCCGCCCTCAACGACACCGTTCGCGCCGAGTGCCTGCACTACGGCCTTGATCCCAGTCATCAGTGGGTGCTCGGCTGCGCGTACTACGCCGGACTCGCCTACGCCCGGACCGGCGAGCCAGCGAAGGCCCTCAACCGACTAGGCGCCTACCTCGACAATGCCGACACCGCGAAGGAAGATCCGCTGCGCCTCCTGCAGGCTCGCCGCACTGCCGCCTTCATGCTCGCCGCCACCGGCCAGACCAAGGCGGCGCTCGCCGCCTTTACCGATCTTCGTCACACCCTGGCCACCGTGCACGGCTCCGCCGCAACCGCCGAGCTGCAGAACCTCGACAAGATCATCAGGCGCCTCGGGTCGGCCACAGGATGAACGACCCAGTCCCGCCCCACCCTGCGGCCGACCGCTCTGAGCGCGCGGGCGTCTAGGCGAAGGGTGGGTCGCCACGACAAGAAGGTCGTGATTACTGGTCGAGAAACTTGGCGGCCTCGGCTGGGTCCATGATGTTGGACCAGGTCTGTTCTTCGGGGGCCACTGCCCGCTGGAGCATGCGTAGTCGAGATCCTCTCGCAGGCAGCGCAGCGTGGGGCGGGCCCGTCCGGCCACCGTCAGCCGTCCTCTTCGACGCCGCCGACGGCGTCGAGTTCAGCACGGGTCATCCCTGCGAGCAGTGCTATCCGCGACGCGCGGCTACCGTCGAGCTCGGTCAGCAGCTCGCGCATCCCGGACTGCATCTCCTCGCGGCGGGCGTCCAGGTAGAAGGCGACCGCCGCCTCGACGAGATCCTTCTTGCTCATGTGCAGGTAGTGCGCCCCGCTGGTGATCAGTTTGTCCCCTTCCGGGGAGATCTTGACCGTAACCTGGCGGGGCGTCGGCTCGATCATCGCCGGTCCGCTCCTTCCATGCGAACGCTGGGCTCGCGGGTGCCTCTAGTACCTCCCAGGTACCCCATCAGAGGCTAACCCCGAGCGCGACCGAGCATCGGCTCCGCGGGCTAGTCCGCCAGACCGGCAGGGCATCCGGTCTTCGCCGGCCCGCGGAGAGTCTGTAGCGATCTCGGGGCTCCCGGCCAGCGCGGCGCCCGGGTGGAGTTGCTGTTCGGCCACAGCGGTGCGGAGGCGTGACGTGATCGCTACTCGGCCGGCTGAGCCGGGACGTCCCGGGGCCGCGGTCCGGCGGCTCCGGTGCTCTCGCGGGACCTTGATCGGGGTTTTGGCCCTGTGGTGGTCGTGACGAGGCTGTTTCCACGACCACCCCGGGGCCGAAACGGCGATCATGCTCGGCAGGCTGGCCCGGTAGGCGGGCCCCGGCGATCATGACAGGCAGGTGGGCCCAGGCAGGCGGCGCGGCGGGCGGTCAGGGGCGGGCTACGGCCTTGGTGCGCATGAGGAACTCGCCGAGGTAGGCGTCGTGCGGGACGTCGGGGCGCATCCAGTAGGTCGGGGTGTCCCCGAGGTAGACGTTGCTGATCGTCGGGTCGTCCACCAGGCGGTCGACCAGCTCGGCGTCGTCGGTGAGCGCGGTGAGCACCAGGCTTTCCCGCAGGGGCCCGACCCCGTCGGCCGCCGACCAGGGGGCCACCCAGACGCACGGGAAGCCCAGCTCGATGCCGGTTTGCGGGGAATCGGAGCGGTCGACCTGGAAGACGGCCGGCCGCAGGGCGGCGCCACCGTCGGGCAGCGGGTCGACGATCCCGTCACCGCCGAGGCGTGGGGTGGCGTCGCCCGCGTGGTCGAGCAGGTACTTCTCGATGGCCCGGGCCTGGGCTATCGGCTGGATGGGCAGCACCGCCCGCTCGTCCGTCGAGGGCAGGGTCGGCAGCGCGCCGAGTCGTTCGGCGAGGGCCTCGGCCAGGGGCGTCGGGTCGCCGTCGACGAAGACAGCGGTCGCGTTCACGCACGCCGTGCCACCCCCGGCGGCGACCGAGTCGGCGATCATGTCGAGGTGGGGGCGCCAGTCGCCGCCCGAGACGAGGATCTTCGAACGGCCCGGGCCCTGCGGCAGGACCGAGCTGTCGGCGGCGTACTTGCGGACGACGTCGTCACCGCCGTAGGCCATCGAGAGGTCGGCCTCACGCAGG contains the following coding sequences:
- a CDS encoding DUF6036 family nucleotidyltransferase, whose amino-acid sequence is MIDSDPLLDRAAIEDAFRRLGERLARRGVVADLYVFGGAAMALAHDARRSTRDIDAVFHPHGIVIDEARGVADELGLPHWWLKEQASTYVAGEATRRT
- a CDS encoding serine/threonine-protein kinase; the encoded protein is MTDPYTTNSAGSTDERTRLAGRYRIDGLLGRGGMSEVFYGYDERLDRPVAIKLLRPPGDPPGRPGSPERAVFDEQQGISQKRFLREIRTTASLEHPGIPAVFDTGVDTFPDGRRRVWLVMQLLRGSTVETLIDSTDYEDAPLGISHAAGIAAQVAAVLASVHAVDVVHRDIKPANLVLVPGGFVKVLDFGIAILRGADAPPRLTQVDHTVGTPDYMSPEQHLGSVITAASDIYSLGCLLFGLLTGDRVFYVTGSGESLRSLHVQAAPPPVTALRPEVPAPLAALVGAMLAKDFRDRPTAEAVYQVLAPWASGQPADREASNELDSATADDLDPTRPFRSPLLIAAGSFASPSSGVGVAPRRLNAGQPADLAWRDADRPFGFPTGGNAPAIVATRLSDDEVDADLVQVESLVDADRPAEAIDLLGAAVARGARDPARGLELRRVLAETLYLAEKFTRAAALNDTVRAECLHYGLDPSHQWVLGCAYYAGLAYARTGEPAKALNRLGAYLDNADTAKEDPLRLLQARRTAAFMLAATGQTKAALAAFTDLRHTLATVHGSAATAELQNLDKIIRRLGSATG
- a CDS encoding aldehyde dehydrogenase family protein gives rise to the protein MPAAGLFQLDALGPNGPFRSREPLAINDVAGTPVAELSLVPRVFVHRAMAALRRATTMPYEERLAALTRAAEAFERGTPAGLATEDYARLVSRICGMPIAVVREAAKQIARSLAGAGPDADCARPTAAVESWRDPATRYGRAVWTRRGDVFGVHAAGNHPGVHALWPEALALGYRVAVRPSRREPLTPFRLVSALRDAGFGADQVVLLPTDHAVADDILREADLSMAYGGDDVVRKYAADSSVLPQGPGRSKILVSGGDWRPHLDMIADSVAAGGGTACVNATAVFVDGDPTPLAEALAERLGALPTLPSTDERAVLPIQPIAQARAIEKYLLDHAGDATPRLGGDGIVDPLPDGGAALRPAVFQVDRSDSPQTGIELGFPCVWVAPWSAADGVGPLRESLVLTALTDDAELVDRLVDDPTISNVYLGDTPTYWMRPDVPHDAYLGEFLMRTKAVARP